Genomic DNA from Flavobacterium sp. N502540:
AAATAATAACCCGAAGCCAACAACATGAGGTTTGATATCCGTTTCTGGATCATAAAGTTTTGATTTGATTGTTGCTAATGAGATAATCGCATTTTGGACAGTACTTTCATTTATTTTATCAGGAATCGGAATTGCCGAAGATATTTGCCGTCCAGAAATCCCCAAAGTTTGTATTATCAATGTTCCATTTATTTGATTCTGGCTTGCCGCTATCCCTAAATTATATAAACTTCCAAGGTTTATATTTAACGAATCTTTCAAAACAATTACATTTGATTGAATTCTGAGGCCTACACCCACATATATGGGTATTCTAACTTCTAATGAAGTAGTATTTTCAGATTCTATACTATCTTTAGCAGCAATCTGTTCTTTATATTTTTTTGTGAATTCAATACTACCTGATAAAGTTTCCAAATGCTCTCGTCTATTTGAATTGGATTCTGCATAATCAAGTGAATAACCGTAGCGTGCTGGGATTGAAGTTGTGTGATATTTTATATAGTCAATTATTATCGTATAACTTTCTCCACGTCTTGCAATGGCATTCGCTCCAAAAGCTAATGAGCCATTTTCGCTTAGCTTGCCAATAGCAACTCGAGTCGCTTCGTTGGGAAAATAATAAATCATACTATCTAAACTAACGTGACGATCATTAACTGCAATCGGATCAATTGGCTGATATCCTTTTAATGCAAAAAGTTGCTTGTTTGTATAATTATTAACATCAGCTGCAGTATTTCCTGTCTTAATACCCCCGCAACTTGCTATAAGAAGTAAAATAAATACATATATAAAGTTTTTCATACAAAAAAAATTTCAAATTACACATATTAATTTTATTCAAATTAGAAACAAGAACAAACAGACTCAATCTATTGATTTTCTTTGCTTTTGCCTGAAATTTATCACTACTAATATAAAAATATTTTCTGGAATAATTAACAAGAATTTAAGTATTTTATTTGTACGACTAGATATTAGATATAATAAACAAAAAAAGTACCATTGCAATTTGCAATAGTACTCTTTCAATAAAAACAAAGTTAATAGTATCTTCCAAAACTCTAAAATCTTATTCTTTAATTGGGCTTTAATTCCAATTCTGGTACATTTTTCCAACGTAAAAAAGCTTGTATATCATGATCACGAGCGGCATTCCTTAGGAACAAGTACCATTTATCACTAATCGTATTGTAATCATATTCTCGCATCCGAGTTAATAAACGAAGGATCAGCGTACATAAATGAAAACGCATTACTGTCAGGATTTACAATTAATTTGACATCAAAGAATTGATGAAATGAATGAGAATTAAGCCTAAAGAGCAAATCATCGAAAGAATGTAAGGACTTTATGTCCGCATACTAACGCCTAATTCTAATGTTTTTTATGCTTTCAAAAAGGAATCGTTCTTTTGTTGATTTTTTAAAAATTTTAGTTTTGTAGTGATATAAAAGATTAATAGCTTTTTAAGTATAATAACTATAAATCAATTGAAGTTTATATTCTGAAACATTATGATGATAGTAGGAATATTATCTTTTTTATCTTTATTTTCGCTCAGTCGAGCTTTTTTGTTTGAAAATTACTCTACCATACCAAATATAATATACGTTATTTAAAAACTACTCCTTGTGATGTATGAAATTGTTCCATAAATTATTTAAATCTAATCGGAAGATAGAGCAGGCTGATCTGACAACTATATCAAGAACAGAAGTTTTTGAAGGGGTTTCTATTCCTGGCATAATACACAATTGGCAGTATCACTTTACCGACTTACAAGTGTATAGTGATGGACTTATTTCTTGTTGGGAAATGGTTGATTTAAAAATGTTTAAAAGTAAACTTGATAAAGGTTGGGTTGTTACATCGATTCCTGATGGAGAAGCTATTTCTATTTTTAGTTTAGGTTGTTGGAATATTGAACAAGGAGAATGGAAACACACTAAAGAAACTTTATATAATTATGTTTATTCGTTGGTAAAACAACTAAATCCAGCACTTGAAAATTTACATGATTATAAAGGTGTTAATTCAAAAATGATTGGAAAGGTAAATGTTTCTAAACACTTTATGCCAAATCCTAAACCGTATCATCTCGAGGATTCAAGTTCACTTTTTTCTGAAAAAAAATATGGAGCGAAATTTCATTTGTTTTATAGAAGTGATGATGCAAAGACCTATTTAGTTGAACTGTCATTATATCAAAGTGGAAGTATTGAGTTGTGTAATTTGCCAATAAGGAAAATTTTGAATTTTGAAGAATTAGATGAGTTGGCGAAGAAAGGAATACTAACAACTGAACCGAAGGTTGGTGAAGTTGTTACGATCTTAAATTTGGGTACTTTTAAAATCATGTCAGGGAGTGGGGTAGATATCAAGTTCAAAATAAATGAACTAACGAATAAGTTCAACGAATTAAATGGAAAGGAGAATAGTATTTCAAAATGTGCCAGGATATTTGATGAATACAAAGAAAATCCATCAAAGAGATTAAGAGATGAATTAAAAGTTGCATATGAAGAAGTACCGGAGCATCAAAGAATATTCGTGGGGACAATGGACACAAAAGATTATGAAGTTCGTCAGGTAATCTATGGTGACATTGTGAAAAAAGAATGGGAGGAATATTATGGTTATGAATATCCTTATGATGATATGCCAAAATCAATTGATGAGTCATAATAAAAAGAATAAAAACACCACATAAATGGAAATATTAGTAATAATGGGGCCTCCATATTCAGGAAAAGGTACTCAATGTGAAATTTTAAAAGAGGAACTTAAGTTTAAGCATATTTCAACTGGAGATCGATGTCGCCTGGAAAAACAGAATAAAACAGAGATCGGAAAAATAATGTCTAAATATGAGGAAAAAGGAGACTTAGTGCCTGATTCCATTATGAAAGATCTTTTTAGTAAAATTCTAGATGAAAACAGTTCAGCTAAAGGGATTATTTTGGATGGTTATCCGAGAACTGAACCTCAGGTTAACGATTTGATGGAACTCGTTGCATCTAAGGATATGGAAATAGGTAAGGTAATTAATATAGAAGTTCCAAAAGAAGAACTTTTAAAAAGAGCACAAAAAAGAGCCGAAACGTCTAATCGAAAAGACGATAAAGATGTTGAAATCCATCTGAAGAGAATTAAAGTTTTTGAAACTTTAACCCGGCCTGCAATTGAATATATGAAGTCTAAAATTAAAGTTTTGACTTTTGATGGTCTAGGAGCAATTGACGAAATAACAGAGCGAATAAAAAATAGTTTGTAAAAGGTATTGACTATGGATTGTTTTTGCATTAGTGTAAAATAAATGTATGACATTTGTTAGATTAATCTATTTGAATTACAATAACTTAGTTTGATTTTGTTGAACCTATACTGATTAAATATTGAACAAAAGACAAA
This window encodes:
- a CDS encoding adenylate kinase family protein, whose product is MEILVIMGPPYSGKGTQCEILKEELKFKHISTGDRCRLEKQNKTEIGKIMSKYEEKGDLVPDSIMKDLFSKILDENSSAKGIILDGYPRTEPQVNDLMELVASKDMEIGKVINIEVPKEELLKRAQKRAETSNRKDDKDVEIHLKRIKVFETLTRPAIEYMKSKIKVLTFDGLGAIDEITERIKNSL